In Micropterus dolomieu isolate WLL.071019.BEF.003 ecotype Adirondacks linkage group LG09, ASM2129224v1, whole genome shotgun sequence, the DNA window AGGTCCACAGTCTGTACAGGCAGACCGATGCCAGCTTTCAGAAGGCCCAGGCCGAGTTCGCCACCGGAGTCATGTCCAATCAGGCCGTACGCCAGGCCGCTACCAGCGCTGCCACCAGCGCTGCCCAGGGGGCCTTCACTGCACCTCGATAGAGAGGGACGAGAGGGGTTGGGAGGGTAAGAAGTGGAGCAGGATGAGGATGAGGGCCCATTCAGCTTAATAGAGGATCTGTCAGTATTTATTTCCCCACAGGTGATTAGAATTTGACTGGGGGTTGAAACTGAGTCTGTGTAATTACTGCTGAGCAACTGAACTTCAGGCCATGTGCATGAGACCGAGGTGGGGTTTAATTTCTGAAGGTGTATAGGACAAGTTAGCTACATTGCCAAACCAGGACCTAACAAACCACCAAATTTTGagtaaagaaacagaaacatggTGTGCGATGTGAAAAAGAATAAGATAATGAAGCTGTATCAAATTTAGCGCAGTTGTACCAAGTGTCAGTGGATgcagggttgttgttttttttatgaaaagacAAGCTGTGTGCCAAGCAGTTGTAGCCTCGATATTTTTACCTGGatgtacattgtgtttatgaGGAGCCATGTTTGAGACAAAGCGTAGGAGCTGAACACTTCAATGTTGCCATTCTAACATTTGATCCATAACTGAGTGGCTCAACTTTTGGTCAAtgccattttttgtttttgttgcttaagTGTAAACTAACAagttgttttgttattattttcaaatgaGAATGCCTATTTACCTTATTGCCAAAAGATTATGAACATGTGTTGTTTGGGTTACACTATATCTGTCACTGTTCTGTTGGTATTGCTTGTTGTTCTTAATGATTATTACAGGTCACTGTCttggttttaataaaaatgtattgtcatGCAATAGGACTACTGCAGTTATTATTGCCTTAATTTAGTGACAAGATAATAGGTTGCAGGAACAGAAAACCTACTTTTTTGATCTGAGATTAGATAAGATTGTaatattgtgtgtatatatattttaattgagTCAGTACTTTCACTTTAAGCATGTTTAATATCTTTACATACAGACTGTTTAATAGCGCTTTATGGTTACTGGTATTGCGTTACCAAAAACCACTATGGTCGAGTTCTGCACTGAAACTAGAGACGCATTTGCGTTTTTGTAAAAAGAGAAGATCCCccttaaacatttttttattctctGGCGACACCCACCATACTTGAAGGAAACTGCATCCGTGATGTCACCCTGACGAGTTGTTGCTTTTCGAGCTTTGGAGTTTCTTTTAGCAACTTGATTTTTGCAGCGGTGACCAGAAGCGAGTCAGATCTTGATGCCGCAGGTCAACTTGATTACAGgctctcatttatttatttaacagtttttgtCGATCTCGTCTAAAAACCTTTACTgtataaagtttatttataaaaatgacaaCGTGCCTGCTCATTAATGATTGTAATGTGCCATCTGCAGCCGGTATTCTGACAGGTCCTGGGCACCAAACCCTCCTTCACTGCTTTGACCCGCCGGACAAACGTCTGAGACTTTTATGGGCTGCCACACAGACGTCAGGCGCTGCGCTTCACCGTGAAGATGGCGGAGGCTGCGGAGACACCACAACACCGTTTTTTCTGTCACTGCTGTAAACGTGAAACTAACCCCAAACTCCCGGTGAGTCACTTTGAAGCGTGTTTATTATTCCACACGTGCCGGTCTGGGAATCATCCACGCGGCCAGGAGGAAGGAATTAAGACCTTTTAGagtatttgtttatattttttataaagttAACTCTAATTAGTTACTAAAATTATAATCACTGGGACCACTAATGCTCACACATAAGAGTCTGTTGGTGGTTGTTTATGTGCGTACAGCATGCACCAAGATCTTacattagagagagagagagagagtgagagaaatcTGGCGATTCACGATGCCATATTTAGAAGCACCACTGTTAGCGACTTTGTGTCCAGTTGTCTTCTGTCAACTATGTGTGAGAGACGTAAGAGGGGCTGGCTGGGTGTCACCACATGCGCCAGCAGCATATGGTTTCCTAAACTGTTCCATGCCACAAAGCCGCAAGCAGGTGCCTTTAACCCCCTGCAGCCCGATTTGTTTTGTCCCCTTTCTGTCTTAGTGAAGTCCAGCTGAAAAGAATAACCGTTTAACTTTTATTGGAAACTAATTTCACCCGGTAATTTAGTTCGGAGCGCTTTTTTTGGCACGATTACGCACCGATATTGTTGGAGCAAAAGCGCACCTGTGTAGGTCTATGTGAAAAAGAGAGATATTGTATTAATCTGGACTATatttataagaaaaaaaacttgatgtagagagacaggaagcatTGGATCAAAGGGATTATATGTGACAAGTCCCCAGCCAGAATCTAACCGGGGACATTTTATGAATAATGTGCCTAACCTCTAAGCCACAAGGATGCCCCAATTTTGTGTACTTTTGTTCATGGGGATGCGATTTGGTTTGGGCCAGAACAGCAGAATGCAATAATATTTTCGACTATAGAGTGCTTCAAACTTTGTGGCAAGGGTTTGGGAAAGGTAACTGTGGTCACTGGTCATGACAGTGACCTGGGGCATCCTTGTGCTGTAGTGGTTAAGATGCATACAATATAACCACTATACCTGGTTTGAGCATTTGTTGCGAGTCATACCCATCTCTAACTcccctcttttctttctgtatttacaCTATCTAGTCACTATctaatgaaataaatcaaaacatccTAACATGACATTGACCACATTCACAAAGCCAGAAAGACATTTTTTCATGTGAGACAGCTTGAATGGCCTGCACAGAGCAATGACCTCAGCCCCATCCAACAACCTTTGGGGTGAACTGGAACATCGACTGTGGGCCGGGTGGCAACCTCACTAACATGATTGTGGCTGAATGAGAGCAAATCTCTGCAGCCAGGTCCAAAAAGTCTTGTCAAAAGCCTTCCTAGAAGAACGGAGGTGACAGGTGTGTAAAATGGATATAATTAGAAGTTCAAAGATGTATTGCACCGTTCAAGAAGttacattgtcattttaatagtaAGTCCAGTAAgacctcagcagcctcccagtccAGCAGATTAATGGCCAAAGTTTTGAAATGAGATAAGAAGTTTCTCTGTCCACGTTCTTTTGGTCGAgtagtgtattttatttttctgttcaaGGATTTCGTCTGCCCCAGATGTGACTCTGGCTTCATTGAGGAGGTGACAGAAGACTCCAGGTACAGCTCAGTTTTGGTGTTTAAATGTACTGTTCTTTATACTGTAAATTGAGAGTATTACCTCTCTGTTTTATACAATTTTAAAACatgtattaaaatgtatgaTGGTTGCTGTTGGCAAGTCtgaaaatgttaattatttgaaaagtcaacattttgtaaatacaAACTTTTCATTAGACAATTATCAAGAGTGTCAGGCTctgtgtttgtcatttttcaccACTGatattaaatctgttttttatgTTACTGTCTAGTCTCCTCCAGGACAGCACATCAGTGGCCAGTGAAGATTCAGACTTGTTATTCTCAGAAGTATGTCCTTGCAAATGGCATTTTAATTAGAACACTCCTCTTTCTCTGAGGCTCTGTTTGACACGTTGCTCCTCTGGTCTCTCTCCAAGTTATGGCAGCTGTTGTTTATGGAGCGCTCCGCTCTGCTGTCGCATCCACCCTCCTCAGAGTCCGACCCGGATGACAGTGACCAGGTATCTGCAGGTCAGAGCCAACCTTCTCCGGAGCCGCTAGTTGCTGCTGAGGGCAGAGATCCAGAGTCTCCTTCCCACCCTGAACAAGAGAGTTCATCCAGGCCTGAACAAAGGCCTGCAGTGGAAGGGTGTGTGGACATGGTACACAGAAACATCACCAGTGTGTgctgaataaaatatttctttcaatTTATGTCTTAAGATGTACAGTACAAGGAACTAAAAGGCAGACATAAAACCAACAACCACAAATGTGCAGTTTAATACATAAACAGCTGTGTTTTTGCACAGAGgctcatttataattttgttttgaacagaaacaacaaaaaatcatTTTCATAGTACCTACAGGTTTATGAGTTTCTACAAGTTTGAAACTTTTTTATAATGTAAACACACAATTACATGGGATTAATTAGCTTCAAAGGCTGATTAAACTTGGTAACGCTTTAGATTACAGTCCACAAAttaaagtatataaagtagatGCAGGCTATCAATAAAAAATGTAGTTACCTACTTGTAACAGGGCAATATAAGGGGAGAGGACAAGAGGTTAGGGAGTAAGGCCATAACAACTTTGTGGTTAAGAGGGACTTTAAAAAAATTTGTGTAAGAAAAGACACTAAGAATTACctacatatttaatatttactaggtatagtaatattattactggaTAACAAGACAAGATAAAATGGTTAAAATAGGGAAACCATAATTATTTTAACGTAAGTTATGACACTTAACACaagttaattttaataaattttagAATATAAAGTACATTATAAATGTAGTGTACGTTATTGTTGCTGCTGGAGAACTAAACATTAGGCTAAGCCTGGGGAAGAGTCATGTTATTACAGAATCACCAGTGTTCACGTCCTGTTATATCATAAGATTAGAAACAGTTAAGGAGCCAAAATACTTTCACTCACAAACAATCTTTTTTTCGGGTTTATTTGATAACAAACAGTATTAAAAATTAGTGTGGCgtgcttttcatttataaaaaattaCATGTCATTTTGATCTTTTACTCAAGCATGTTGCTGTAGTAAAGGCTGTTAGTCTTTTAACAATAGTACTCCACTATCAGGACAAAGCATGTGGGATAAAGCTCCCGCACTACAGAAAGTCTGTATGTAGAGTATATGGTTTGTAACCTAAAGCGTATCCTTAACCTGTATTAcaaatatctatatatatctataaagATTACCAATCAATATTTACCCACAGTGTGTGGAAGGATTCAAATTTATACATTTCTGGTTGTAAGAACATGTTTCCGTTTGAACAGGATGGCTTTCCCCCGTACTTTAGAAGTGTTGTTACTTGATACTGATGTGGTTATACagttattacattatatattcCTCAAGCTTCCATACTTAAGGATCCCTATGAAATAATTTGATACAAACAGCTAAAAACCATTATTCGTCATCTTGCTTACAAGTGCAGTCATGGGAATCTTCCTCTGTTATCTCAGTATCAAACTTACTAGTGTGCTGTAACACTTCTAATCTGTTGTGCGCCTAGAAAACAGCTGCATGCATCACAAAGGAAATCATAAAGGCATGGCATGAAGTGAAACtgttgaatatacagtataagtaTGTGTTTTGAAAGCACACTAAAGCAGACATCTTTGCTGTCTGTTTCTGCCTTCTTAAGGATCGTGCAGCAGTTCTTGGCCGGCCTGTTTGCCAACAACGGAAACCCGGGCTCTGCACCAGCTGCACTGTAaagctttttaatttttgatttgcatcatttacttttgatttaatttcatCTTGTGTGAcagcctccctctctctctgttcctgtctctctcctgctcacTTTCTGTTTGTCTCACAGATCAAGCATGCTACAGTTGTATGCAAACCCTGGAGATTATGCGTGGGGTCAGGGAGGTCTGGACACTGTCATCACAGAGGTCAGTGATATCAGAGGGAGTGATTTCTAAGCATTGTTGCCTCATTATTAGTTTTAGCATTGTTTCCCCTCTCTTTTGACCTTTTATGATGAAACACAAATGAATAAACGCCTTTTACATCTCCTATtccattcttcttccttgtccaCACCCACAAAATCTGTTACCATCATAcgttttttatgcttttatctGTTTGTTAGAACTCCCTTGTTTTACtgcctctgtctccctctcttccccACATTTCTCCACCTGTATATCCATACTCTGTTTCTTCTTCACCTAGTTGTTAGGACAGTTGGAGAACACAGGTCCCCCTCCTGCAGAAAAGGACATGATCTCATCTCTACCAACAGTATGCATCTCTCAAGAACAGACAGGTAGCAATCCCAGCATGGCAGACTGCACAACACGTCTCATATTAGGCGATTGGTTTGAAACGGGAATCTTCTTTCCTTTTCCCTCAGTGTTTCCATTCCTCTTTATATCCTCCTCTATCTTCCCTTTCCTCCTATTAGTTGAGTTgatctctctttccctccatttatttttcattcccTTCTCCTCTTTACTTCcatctttcctttccttctccaATCATTCACCCCCCCAATatctttctttcactcttttCCTCCTTCAATCGTTCatttctccttcttttctctcctttctttcttttcctcttatTTGTCCTTCCCACGTcctatgtttttcttttcctatgtttctttttcttctcttatcCTTCCTTTTATTtgcctccttctctttcctttcctcctccatCTTTCCTTCCCTTGTCCTATCTCCCTTTACCTGCCCTCCTCCtatcttttgtttctttctatTATCCTTCACTTCATCCCCGTACTTTTCCTTTCCTCCACcgttctttccttctctcttcctATCTCCCTTCACCTGCCCTCCTCCTATCTTTTGTTTCCTTCTATTATGCATCCGTTCATGTGCCCACTTTTCCTTTCCTCCTGCCTTTTTTCCCTTCTCTTTCTATTTCCTTTTACCTGCcatcctctttctttttcttctattatccttccttccctcctcctctctttgctTCCCTTTCCTCCCTCAGCCTTTCCTTAACACCCCATAACTTTATTTCTGTCTTGCtatcttttctttcctcctcctgtcaCTCATCTCTCTTCTTAACTTTCCCAACCCTTTCTTTCCTCTTGCTATCACTCCTTCCCTCCTCCTATCTTTGCTTTCCTCCTCCTTATTATAAAGAGGAGCTTTTATCCATGAATGCCATATTTATGAgtattaaatcattaaaaaatgttttttggcaTGAATGTAGACACTTCTAGAAAGTAATGGCTCACACAGTTCATGAACGTGGTGCTCCTGATTAATAAAGGTCTGCTAAACAACAAAGCAAGGTATATTGACCAAGGATATACACCAGAGAAAGGTGTCAATCACAGCATAATGTATTGACCATTTATAAAAAATCTATGGTAAAAGTGTTATGTAAGCTGCTAGATCTTTATTCACAGATCATTAAAGTGGGTTAGCTACatgaaatgacagaaaaatgtATCACTGTGTTACACTGGAATGGCCTATAGACCTGTCTTACACATTTAAGGTGTAATGAATCATCAAAAATAGAATGACTGGGTTTTCTGAATCTACTTCTcgctctgtgtgtctctctcacacacactcataccttctgtttctgttttctctcccaGATTGCAGACTGGAGTGTCCAGTTTGTCGGGAGGAGTATTCATTAGGCGAGTCTGTCAGGAAGCTCCCCTGCCTCCATTACTTCCACAGTGAATGTATAGTGCCTTGGCTGGAGCTGGTAAGAATGAGGATTGGATGTGGTCAGTGGGCTGAGGGGTTGGAAGGGATGTTAGATTTGTCATGAAGTTTTTTAACAGTGTGTCACACATCCTGAGTTGAGGGGCTGTGACGACAACACAGAAACTTTTTTGTTACCAAAAAGTTAACTCATGTTTTTCTGCTGTAGTCCACTGACTTTTTACCTGCAGCTTAATAcgtctttctctccctctcacagCACGATACCTGCCCAGTGTGCCGAAAAAGCCTTGCTGGCGTCGACAACAGCCTCCCGCCCACGTCAGAACCCCCAGAAGCCCGCTCCATCAGGACCGAGCAACAGGAGAGGCAGGCGATCTGAGAAGCAACTCGACCTTCTTTACTGTTTTCATGAGACACGCTTCTCTCCTCAGACCACCACACTGActgcttttaaataaaatatacattactCTCACTTGATTCACGCATTTCTGCTAAGgaactttatgtttttttacttcAACATCTTTAAGCTACCctacaaacaaaaaaggacGCTGCAGTTTGCTGAAAAGATGTGGAGGTGATGTGTCCTTCTTGCTACACCGCCCTCTGAGGTGGATTTCTGTATGACTGACTTTGATGTCATGAACTAATCATCACTGAGCTGCCAGTGCGTCAAAATGATGGGGAGTTGTGAAGTAACACTTTTGCATTAGGGCTCTTAGTAATGATGCAGTATATTTTGTGGACCTTTTTCCACCTAATCGGATTCATCATTGATCTCCTCTATATTTAAACCTGTTATTAAAGTTTAACCCCTGATACTCAACCTGTGCACCTTCTTTCATTTCTGAGGCAGATATTTATTCACAGCCATACTACAGACTTTTTATTGGTCTACCAATCAGTCTGTTTTATAATCAGTTAACATGGCAGCTTTGTTTTACTGAGTTGAGTGCCTATTTTCTGTTCACCTTTTGTGGTGATCGCTGTTGTAACTGCTTAGTAGATGACTGGTATTTTTTGTCAGATCTTAGACATCAGTATAGTACAACAGAAAAGTGTACTTGAATATGGCAGTATATGTAGAATACAGTCGAATATACCCCATTCCAATAAAATATAGTCTGATTAAACAGGATAGTGCAGTATATCATTGAATCGACAGGAATATAAAATACACCTCTGTTTCAATACAGTACACAGTAGGTAGCCTTTACAGTACCATATAATTGTTGGCTATGGAGCAGTGGCATAGAACAATACACACAGTGGTCAAACAAGTCAGTTAATCAGgctagttgatgacagaaaatgaatcgcCACCAATTTTGGTAATTAATTAACAGTAAGTCATTTATTAAGCAAAAGTGCCTTTGTGCtttttatcattgtaaattaaacatttttggactgttggtcagacaaaacaagcaagctGAAGACATGACATCACCTTGCACCTTGGTACTTGGATGTATTTACTATTTCTGACACTTTAtagactaatcaattaatctgaGGGGAAGAAATCATCAACAGGTTaatcaatgatgaaaataagcagttgcagccctagtagAATAGAACAGGTGACTCTACTATAATACAGCACAACCTATAGAATATATTTTACAGCTAACAAAAGCCAAGGATTAGATAAAAGACAAGATATACCTTTATTAATCCCCTGTAGGGGAAATTCAGGTTGACATAGCAGCACAGATGAATGTATGTAAATGCAACAACAGAGTAGAgtagaattttttttgttttcagactCATCAATGAATCATTTAGTTATGGCCTATAATTTGGTTAAATAAAGTATAGCCTAGTGGAAAATGCCCATCTCTATTTCccaatgtttaattaaatttttattaccaacagtctaaaacccaaacatatttgatttacaaccataaaaacaaacagagaaaagcagcaaatccactcatttaagaagctggaaccagaaatGGTTGGTATTTTTGCCAAATAAACTACTCATTAAAATGATGTCCGATTAATTTAACATCAATGAACTGATGGATTAGTCGACTAATCATTTCGGCTGGAACAGAAAAGTTAAGCTAACATCTTTATAGAGCATACTTATTTACTTATAGGCCGACACGGCTCCCGTTGCCTGCTGCAGTGTGTACTGTTTctataatgtaacgttatgttgACACTCTCTCTGTAGCAGACCAGGCACCGCCAGTTTGACAGTTGACGGTTTCATACAGTAAACACACTCTGAACCAGCCCGAAAACACGGCAACCGAAAGTAGTtaaataatgaaacacagacaTTTTTGTCAATGACCAGGGACCGCAGGAACCGCTTACGACCGACATTtgctctcctctgctctccttttctcccctctctcccttccgCCCTCCTCTGCccgtcctccctccctccctccctccctgggACCGAGAATGCCCGTGTTGTACTGACACAGTAGCGATACGGGCTGATCAGACATGGAGGCCCGATTAATGAGAGAGGCCCGTGCTGACACATCCAGGCCTAGCTAACGGCGTGGCGGAGTGGATTTCGGAGCATCTCGGGAGATATTACGGATACCAGTTGCTGTAAGGAAAAAGGATTTTAGCACCGAGGAAGAAGAAATAGAGGGAGATCCATTTCGGGTCTCTGTTGATTCAACGCAGCCGCCATTTTGTTGACagttagtgtttttttaataacctACACGGAGCTGCGTCTGTTATTTCATGCCGCTGGAATATAATTCGCCACATTTTTTGCGTCTGAATTTCAGTCGATTTAATTATGCGTTTGTCTTTGAATCAGcgtgagaatttttttttttctggtttagCTGAGTTGCTAGTGCATCGTTAGCCGTCGTAGCTGAGATGTAGTAACACGAGTGCCTACGAGAATGTGACGGAGATGTAAGATTATGTACATCACTTGTCCAGGGTTGTGTCATTTTCACTCGGTATACACAAATTGCTTAAATGCTTTAGGCGTTTTCTACTCATGTGCAGCCTACACACAGTTAAAAGTTAAAGCTGTGCATGGCGAAATTAGCCTAAATCGCCTCAAACAGCCTGCTGATATATGGCTAGTTAGCCAGTGCCATTGATACAAAATGTAGCGCAGGCTGTCTATTATTGGAGGACTGGTAAGTTAGCTCCTAGCTTGttagaaaataaacacaaaccttTCACAATGCATTGGCTAAATTAAGCTCCAGGTGACCACGCTATTACTTTACCGCCCTGCCTGTTATTCTAAATATTAtagaaatacatttctttttggaAAGGGGGGATGCTGTGCATGCTGGCAGTCGGCTTACACCATGGCAACTTTGTGCTTTGGAGGAGGCAAGGTTAACAATCAATTTTTTGTAGGTGGTCAAGAGCTGTGTGCATTGATTTATAAATTGAGATTTGTGGCTGCGCTCAAGATAATTACCTTGTCATAACCTATTTGACACATCTGAAAACCGCACAAACATTCGTTATGCAATTGTATCTTGAATACAAAATACTCATTTCAGATTGACGTACATGCCATAGAGCTATATCTTAAAAACATCATAGTAACCCAAAGctgacatttttcatgtttttggttttggcaATTCAGCACTCGGAAGATACAATATGTGACCATCATGTTGATACACACGAAGGGAGGACACAGAGCCAAATAATGTGAACACCGTTTCTGGACAATTACAGTGGTGAGTGaataataaatatatgtgttgatttgttgttgctgttgacaTAACAGCGTAGATTCACTGGATCAGATTGCTCATTGTTATTGTCAGTGCCTTCAGCAGATTTTAAAAGTCCAGTGTTTAACGTTACGCACGAGCAGATGTTTGCAAAATTATTTCTCGACTGCGTGCATTGCAGTGTCACCCTAACGGCTTTGAGAAACTGCAAGAGCATGTCTGTGAGGCCGGATTTCCTTTCGATCGAGACAGTAATGACGAGTATGACTAAACAGGGATGTGTTTACTGAGAGAATCTGAGTACTTGCAGGTAAAATTAAGACTCAGGAGTTACCCCGTTGAGGGGCAGTGTTGACTGTACAGAAACTGAAAGCAGAGAACGTTATTTGGTTTGTTCAGCCCTCCGCAGGTCAACCTCGTTTTTTGCATAGCACGAGGCAAAGTGTAACTTGAAAAATCGTCGACACACATTTTATGCACTGTATTGTTAGGCAGTTATGAACAGGAATGAACTTCCCTGGGTTGTTACAGACTGAGGATGTTACTGGCCTGACCGACACCTGTCATTGCCGCCTCAGCTGCAGTTCG includes these proteins:
- the rnf115b gene encoding E3 ubiquitin-protein ligase RNF115 isoform X1, whose protein sequence is MAEAAETPQHRFFCHCCKRETNPKLPDFVCPRCDSGFIEEVTEDSSLLQDSTSVASEDSDLLFSELWQLLFMERSALLSHPPSSESDPDDSDQVSAGQSQPSPEPLVAAEGRDPESPSHPEQESSSRPEQRPAVEGCVDMDRAAVLGRPVCQQRKPGLCTSCTIKHATVVCKPWRLCVGSGRSGHCHHRVVRTVGEHRSPSCRKGHDLISTNSMHLSRTDRLQTGVSSLSGGVFIRRVCQEAPLPPLLPQ
- the rnf115b gene encoding E3 ubiquitin-protein ligase RNF115 isoform X2, with translation MAEAAETPQHRFFCHCCKRETNPKLPDFVCPRCDSGFIEEVTEDSSLLQDSTSVASEDSDLLFSELWQLLFMERSALLSHPPSSESDPDDSDQVSAGQSQPSPEPLVAAEGRDPESPSHPEQESSSRPEQRPAVEGIVQQFLAGLFANNGNPGSAPAALSSMLQLYANPGDYAWGQGGLDTVITELLGQLENTGPPPAEKDMISSLPTVCISQEQTDCRLECPVCREEYSLGESVRKLPCLHYFHSECIVPWLELHDTCPVCRKSLAGVDNSLPPTSEPPEARSIRTEQQERQAI